From the Haloarcula sp. H-GB4 genome, one window contains:
- a CDS encoding glycosyltransferase family A protein: MPVERHTDGENPLVSVVIPTYGRDEHLPAAINSVLNQQYERIELLVIDDGSPTPVATTLPEDILKDKRTEVVRHEENRGANAARNTGIRASNGDYVAFLDDDDRWKETKLRKQVDRFSESSPETGVIYTWVKRESAAGTTISTPTAAGHVVTDLLTGTNFGQFSSVLVDTEAISDAGLPDERFPAWQDREWFFRLAQSCEFQPVTETLTYRQTGREDSITANFEQKRDIAYPLFIEKHGGLAAEHGKYYERTFLASMRRSLARSAIRAGRYGEARKYFLLAFFANPLYRPVHPHLLPSLGGERTYEMAASLRRKLTETVPSK; encoded by the coding sequence ATGCCCGTGGAACGTCACACGGACGGCGAGAATCCGCTTGTGAGTGTCGTAATACCCACCTATGGAAGAGATGAACACCTGCCAGCCGCAATTAACAGTGTGCTTAATCAACAGTATGAGCGGATCGAACTACTCGTCATTGATGACGGATCACCGACACCGGTAGCGACGACACTACCCGAAGATATTTTGAAGGACAAGCGTACGGAAGTAGTCCGACACGAAGAAAACAGGGGGGCAAATGCCGCCCGAAATACAGGTATCAGGGCTTCAAACGGCGATTATGTTGCGTTTCTCGACGATGATGACCGGTGGAAAGAGACAAAGCTCAGGAAGCAGGTGGATCGGTTCAGCGAATCATCACCCGAAACCGGAGTCATTTACACATGGGTCAAACGAGAAAGCGCGGCTGGAACAACGATTTCAACCCCGACTGCGGCGGGACATGTGGTTACCGACTTGTTGACTGGCACAAACTTCGGACAGTTTTCTTCGGTTCTAGTCGACACTGAGGCAATTTCCGATGCCGGACTCCCCGACGAGAGATTTCCGGCGTGGCAGGATCGTGAGTGGTTCTTCCGGCTCGCACAGTCTTGCGAGTTCCAACCGGTCACAGAGACGCTTACGTATCGCCAAACTGGACGAGAGGATAGCATCACAGCGAACTTCGAACAGAAGCGAGATATCGCCTATCCCCTATTTATCGAGAAGCATGGTGGCCTTGCAGCGGAGCACGGGAAATACTACGAACGGACCTTTCTCGCGTCCATGCGACGCTCGTTGGCACGGTCAGCGATACGTGCAGGGCGATACGGCGAAGCCCGTAAGTATTTCTTACTGGCCTTCTTTGCTAACCCACTCTACCGCCCTGTCCACCCTCACCTACTCCCCTCCTTGGGAGGAGAGCGGACCTACGAGATGGCTGCGTCCTTACGTCGGAAGCTGACAGAGACCGTCCCTTCAAAATGA
- a CDS encoding glycosyltransferase, whose product MDEPTLSDGDGSTVSPVAEQNISVATDGDRPLLAFFIPDLSVGGAEQVAITIANGLADRGYNIDLLLSRASGELRSELSEQVSIVELPPSKTPVVGVAAHLPFLVTYLNKHKPAALFPHLEHPSIVSLAINRFLDVDTTVIPTQHSAFGHEVEATPKDQIVRRIVPRLYPASDQIVSVSEGVADSLADRTPVERSDISVLYNPVDVEQIRERAGQTVEHEWVESNDRDVVLFVGRHAGQKNLDGWVRAFETVANRNSNARAIIAGKGPCREKVQATVERLGLSDVVSLPGFVDNPYRYMAKSDAFLLSSRYEGLPTVLIECLAVGCPIVSTDCPSGPREILSDGKYGTLVPVDNMNGLANAVCDTLADPPDADRLRSRADDFSPRPVFNEYERFLGEHVFTA is encoded by the coding sequence ATGGACGAGCCGACGCTTTCAGATGGTGATGGTTCTACAGTCTCACCCGTAGCTGAACAAAATATTTCGGTTGCGACGGACGGTGACCGACCACTGCTGGCGTTCTTTATTCCGGACCTCTCCGTCGGTGGCGCAGAGCAAGTCGCAATCACTATCGCAAACGGACTGGCCGACCGAGGTTATAATATTGACCTTCTGCTGTCACGAGCGAGCGGTGAGCTCCGGTCGGAGCTTTCCGAACAGGTCTCTATCGTTGAGCTTCCACCATCGAAGACGCCAGTTGTCGGGGTAGCCGCACATCTGCCGTTTCTAGTTACATACCTAAATAAGCACAAGCCGGCAGCGCTGTTTCCCCATCTTGAACACCCAAGCATTGTGTCGCTCGCTATCAATAGGTTCCTTGACGTCGATACTACGGTGATTCCGACACAGCACTCTGCATTCGGACATGAGGTTGAGGCGACACCGAAGGACCAGATTGTCAGACGAATCGTTCCCCGGCTTTACCCCGCCTCGGATCAAATCGTCAGTGTTTCCGAGGGCGTCGCGGACAGCCTCGCTGACAGAACTCCAGTCGAACGATCGGATATTTCAGTCCTCTACAACCCGGTGGACGTCGAACAGATTCGTGAGCGGGCCGGCCAAACAGTTGAGCACGAGTGGGTAGAAAGTAATGACCGGGATGTCGTCCTATTCGTTGGGCGACACGCAGGTCAAAAGAATCTGGATGGATGGGTTCGTGCGTTCGAGACGGTAGCCAATAGAAACTCGAATGCACGTGCCATCATTGCGGGAAAAGGACCGTGCCGAGAGAAAGTCCAGGCGACAGTCGAGCGACTGGGGCTGTCAGATGTGGTGTCTCTTCCCGGATTCGTCGATAATCCGTATCGGTATATGGCAAAATCAGATGCTTTTCTCCTCTCATCTCGGTATGAAGGGCTACCGACAGTCCTGATCGAGTGTTTGGCGGTTGGCTGTCCAATCGTGTCAACGGACTGTCCGAGCGGCCCCAGAGAGATTCTCTCCGATGGAAAGTATGGGACACTTGTCCCAGTGGATAATATGAATGGGTTGGCCAATGCAGTTTGTGATACGCTTGCTGACCCTCCTGATGCTGATCGGTTGCGCTCTCGCGCCGACGACTTCTCCCCGCGACCTGTGTTTAATGAGTACGAGCGGTTCCTCGGAGAACACGTCTTCACAGCCTAA